The genomic DNA AGGGTTTACTCAGAATTCAGAAAATGCTGATTTGAAATGTGAATTTTCGAGAAGATCTGTGGTGGTAGTGAAATAATTCGGCCTATCCGTAGCCCATCACTAATCTTAAATGGGGGGTGGGGGCGAGGTCCTCACGTATTGGTTTTTCCCAATACATTTGAGTATATGTAGCGGTTAGGGATAAGTAAACTTGTCGATTGGAGCAACCTACCGTAGTAGCACGGGTATGACTTGCTGTGGATTTGTGTCTAACAAAGGCACGTGTAGACTATTTATcagttaaaatttgtatataaaattgtgtttaAGTGAATGTACACAAGGAATGTATGAGGCAATATAGCGAAAATTTTCTCTATTGTATGGCtgtgatttttttcaatattagaTTTTCCACATAAATACTTGTGTTCTTGTGTTGAGTATCTGTGCATTTtgctgtttatttttcttttggtttcatAACAACCTGTTATTCCCCAAGGGATCCtgacaagaagaaaaatgaggcACCATATGCCCCTGCTGCGCTGCAGTTGTGGCCCCTGATATTAAGATTTTTGCTAAGCAAGTCTAATTTGTTTACCGTCTTGGGGGGCCTTTCGCTCATGTGATCTTGTAGAAAAATGGCAGAATTCTGATAAATCTGATTCAATGACCAGTTGATTAAATACTGCTACAAAGCCAAGCCGATATAATTTGTCTTCTATCACTTCTTTCTAAAATATACGAAAACTTGTGGGGAAGGAAAATGGTATCTGGGAATCTATGTTGCAGCCAGGTAGCAAATTTGTGTTCGTAAACAACCATTTTTCTGTATATGAACCTCTGATGCATCTTCTTTgcaaatattttgaaaatttctcttgttgattttgttttgtgCTAGACAGACAACATATTTGTCCAAGCCAATGTCAATTCTACGGCAAGTGCTACAGGATTTGGCTTCCTCCGATTTATCAGATTGTGTCACCATTGCAGACCTGGGCTGTTCCTCTGGACCAAACACTTCATTTGCAGTTGCTGAGATCACAAGCATCTTTTGCGAAAGATGCCGGGAATTTGGCCGAGCACCACCAGAATTTCTTGTGTATTTAAATGATCTTCCTGGAAATGATTTCAACAGAGTGTTCCGGTTTTTACCAGATTTTCAGGAAAACCTGCACAAAGAGAATGGCCCTGGAATTCAGCCCATGTATATTTGCGGTGTTCCTGGCTCTTTCTATGACAGGATTTTCTCATCAAAATCCCTGCATTTTGTGCACTCTTCTTCCAGTCTCCATTGGCTTTCCCAGGTAAACTTTTCCATCATTAAACACTCTTCAGCTATTGTTTTAAAGGAAGTAAAGCTTTTCGATTTTCCTAGAAACGCTTTCAGGTGCCTCCGGAATTGAGTGACAGAGAAAAGCCACTGATAAACAAAGGGAAGATATTCCTGTCAAAGACAAGTCCACCTGCCGTTATTAAAGCTTACAGGAGTCAGTTTGAGAGggattcttcttcatttctcaAGTCTCGGTCGACAGAAGTAATCCCTGAAGGCCGCATGGTTTTGTCATTCAGGGCCAGAAGAACACCTGATCCAACCTCCGATGAATGAAAGCCGTCTAGTTTGGGATTACTTGGGAGAGGCCTTCCAGGATTTAGTTGCTCAGGTACATTAATGTGAACTCTTTTACATAGGTGTGAATTTGAAccgaattgaactcaaataagAGCCCACTCAAGCTCTGCTCGAATCCTTAATGCCCAGTTCGAATTCAAGTTTGTTTAAGTTGGTATATAGTTTCATCATAGGGCTGCTAGCAAGATGAACAGTATTGTCAACAAAGTGAATTGTTAATGTCGCTTGAGAGAAATcagattgagctaaaacttcAGTTCGAATTTGACTTATTTGAGCAGAATATAGATTTGAGTGCGAGTTAGCGTGACTTATATCacccctattttttaatttttagggttggattcaagtcaAACCCGAACATAAGTTAACTTAAGTTGAACTCAAATATTAAACagtcaattcgaatttaagctcGAACTAGTTTAAATTGGCttgagataaatagtattaccgataagataaataatattgttagtaGATTGAACAATATTGTTAGATTGTGATTTCAGTTGAGATGCtgaactaaaactttaatttgaatttagttcaaataaagTCAAACACCAATTTGAGTTGAACTAGCACAGTTAAAATCCAACTTTACTACTTTCGGCACTACTTCTACACAATCTTCTTCAACATTGATGTTGTAGACTAATTCATGAGGTTCCATAATGTAGGGTTTGATTGAAGAGAAAAAGTTGGATACACACAACACTTCATACTATGAAACATATACAGAAGAAATAAAGGCTGCGGTAGAGAAAGAAGGGTCCTTGAGACTTGATCGAATGGAGATCAATGCAGTGCCATGGGATGGTGTGAACGGAGGAAACAAGAATGAGAGGGCAAAAACAGCTGAAATTATGGCGAAGGCTGTCAGAGCTGATAATGAGTCTTTGAATCAGCGTCATTTTGGACCTGAAATTATGGATCGTTTATTTCAAAGGTTTATCGAAATCATAGCGGCAGATACAAGGGAGGTGGAGCATGTTGGTGTTGTCGTGTCTCTGATTAGAAAGTGATATTGCAATGTACAGACGGcaagtaagtttttttttgttaattgttttATGACAAGTTATGCCACCCCGTTAACCACTTATATCACCCTCTAATTACAGGCAATAAaactgtatataattttatatatacataataacgtattatcatacgaatatatattattttatctctaattttaaactatccaatcatataataacacgttattttttatgtataaaattatacttgttatttatacacataatactaCTCAATTACAGTGTTTGCTTCTGCAATGGTGAATTTGAGTCAAGTGGCTCAAGCTAAAATCTATGTTCGATGCaaaagaatcaaatttaaattaaagttttaacttAAAAACTTAGTTGAGTCCAAACACTCACTAGCGCCACCACACCAAAACACTTTTCCTTCCCTAACttattcttcttccttctttttttttgtgataacttctcctattttattcttatgttattatttaataactGATTGAGTCAAATCAgccattttgaatttaaatcgaactTAAATTGATCTTTATTCAAGCTCAAcccaattcaaattcaaacccattttGGTTAATTAGTAAACACTCACATTGAAAAAAGACAACAAATTatcagaaaaagagaaaaacattgttaaaaaagaaaagctttGATATAATAACACCGACGAACCTtacattttatcaataaatatagcataaatatgttataatattaaatttatttttaaataaatataattcaaattttatatttaaaaattataaaatcaaaactgtcttaaattttacttataatatttatttaaatagcaCATCAGTTTGACCGTGCGAGTACTCAAATCGGTCTCTTCACCAAATCAATACCCGGTTTGGGCCTGAAAACATTGCTGGGAACCAGAGATTCTACTTCTACACACTTGTCTAAACTAGAAGTGATACAAAATCCCAGTTTTTTTCCATGGCCCTAATGGGGCTAAATTTAGCTTCGTCGTTCTGAAGAATAGTAAAGCTCTTCAAGCTCTTTAAGACTTGCAGATGCCTCCTCTCCAATTCTAGCCAAAACGCGGTCGGTTTTCTCAGTATGTTTGTTAAATTCAGCTGTTTTTTGCTCTACATGGTCGGTAAGAGAAGCAAATCCTGCAAATATTGCAGTTTGTTTTAACTCGGATACCAACTTAAGCAAAGAGTCACCAGCCTGAACCTGTTCTTCATTAATGCAATgagaatgaaaaattgaaagcaGTTAAACATTTGAAAAGTACCTGAAAAAAGAGTCtataataattagatttgaaTGATCTATAGTTTAATAAAAAGTTACACAAATTGTAAAGAAATTAGAGAAAATTTGTAACATTCTCTGGTCTAATAGCCACctattgtcaagatattatttgttttatatatacaatctATCAcagttttattttagattttgtaacttaaaacatgttttaatagtttatgaACTCAAAAACTATATAACCAATCATTTGTTAACATCCCCAAACCACATAGGATGCACACACATACCTAACAACTCTACCTTTGTCAATACGAGATTTGTCtatgaaaatataacaaaacaagagagaaatgttaaattatatataagcatatgtcaaaacatgttttgaatttcataacgcaaaaataaaattgtgatgGAGTATGTGTTCAAAAGCATATAATATTTTGACTgtgaattgaattattgaaccagaatattataaaattgtattaCTCACTTCGCATATCCTTTTGAGCAATGATGGGACAAATTTCAATGAGAAAGCTAGGTCTCACAAGAAGAGGTGAGTGTAACATTATTAGAAAATctcatattaacaaaaatacGAGAAAAATGCTAAATATGTGTAAACATTTCACATCATTTAAAGATGCACAAATTGATTAGATAGCTTATGAGCCCCCAAACTATCAAAATGTGTTTTTTAGTTGCAAAacctaaaaacaaaactatgatagaCTTTGTCTAAAACAGACAAAATTTTGATAGTGGGTTAGAGTATTGGATCAAAATGTTATgcaataaaacattttaagaaGATTACACACCATTCTGGATGCCCGCATCTCCATTGTGAATGCTTCCTGTGAATTCCTAACAGGTGGGTCACTCACCTACACATAAAAAAGTACAACAAAGTGAATAGATGGCTTCAATAGACATTTTCAGGCCATGTTAGAACAATTTTCCAATTGCATGGCAAAACCCAAAACTTGGtgcaagaagaaaaaattacattCTATACTTCGGTGAAAGATTTTTTCTTATAGTCAATTAACTTAGAGATGTGTCATTGACCAAAAATCAGAAAATTTTCATACTTCCTATCATATCACTACACACACATTCAACAACAATTCAAGAATTAGGCTCTTGCATTTTTTAACAGTCATAGTACATTATTTGACATTAGACTCAGCCATATTAATAGAGcgggaaaagaaaaaatggttcTTAGTAATACGTACCCTGGCAACATTGACTAGTTGGCTAAAATTGTCGACAATATTGGCAATATCAGTTTCAACTCTTTGCATCAAATTCTTCTGCTTCTGAGCAGCTGCAGCTGCTGCTGCCGCTGTTGGCCCACTTCCTCCCgctttattcattattttctctgTTAAACACAATTTCACAGCCATTGAACCATTTAAGAAGAAATAgctcaaacttaaacaaaactAGTCAACAGTAACATTGGTCGAGTTTAAAACAGATTATTTAGTTTGCTACAGAAGAAAAGGCTAATACATCTATGCCATGGACATTAAATTTTCCTCAACATACTACagctatcaaattatatttacaatttcccAAGCTGACAAAACAAGGACTAGATGTTACATTAATTACAAAAAGGTAAAATTTGATATCACTATAAAGATTTATCATAAGCAAAGTTTAGAAAGCTGTTAGACACTAgtacttttctttttatagtGCAGATGAAAGCATGTAATCTGTTGAACTAAATGTTGTTGAGggattttatatgttttagagtttaaattGGGGTAAAATCTCTGATTAGGAATAGAATGTGAAGCAAATAACTGCAAAAA from Mangifera indica cultivar Alphonso chromosome 16, CATAS_Mindica_2.1, whole genome shotgun sequence includes the following:
- the LOC123199095 gene encoding mediator of RNA polymerase II transcription subunit 22a-like — translated: MNKAGGSGPTAAAAAAAAQKQKNLMQRVETDIANIVDNFSQLVNVARVSDPPVRNSQEAFTMEMRASRMVQAGDSLLKLVSELKQTAIFAGFASLTDHVEQKTAEFNKHTEKTDRVLARIGEEASASLKELEELYYSSERRS